In Carassius gibelio isolate Cgi1373 ecotype wild population from Czech Republic chromosome B13, carGib1.2-hapl.c, whole genome shotgun sequence, one genomic interval encodes:
- the LOC127970691 gene encoding gastrula zinc finger protein XlCGF8.2DB-like — MRIHAEDKPFTCHYCGKSFCHKGSLKTHMRIHTGEKPYSCPLCRKNFTYKPTFNAHMRSHTGEKPYTCKLCEKSFSQKGNLKYHMRVHTGEKPFTCPNCGKSFSYKVSLKSHMRIHTGEKPYSCPQCGMNFTYKESFVIHLRVHTGDNLYTCKLCGKSFSQKGNLKYHMRIHTGEKPFTCDECGKSFRYKVTLNKHTRIHSRENCPACHQCGKSFSDKKDLKNHVITHIGEKPFMCHHCGKSFTRKGNLKTHRIIHTEDRPFICHHCGKSFRFKGTHLRLHTGERPYMLLKCEGGFTNQKDLTSNSFWKETAVFRVWEDV, encoded by the coding sequence ATGAGAATTCACGCAGAGGACAAGCCTTTCACATGCCATTattgtggaaagagtttttgTCATAAAGGTAGTCTCAAAactcacatgagaattcacaccggagagaagccttacTCGTGCCCGCTGTGCAGAAAGAATTTCACATATAAACCAACCTTTAACGCTCATATGAGaagtcacactggagagaagccttacacctgCAAACTGTGTGAGAAGAGCTTTTCACAAAAGGGAAATCTAAAGtatcacatgagagttcacactggagaaaagcctttcaCGTGCCCTaactgtggaaagagtttcagttaTAAAGTAAGCCTCAAGtctcacatgagaattcacacgggAGAGAAGCCTTACTCATGCCCTCAATGCGGAATGAATTTTACGTATAAGGAGTCCTTTGTTATCCATTTGAGAGTACACACAGGAGACAACCTTTAcacctgcaaactgtgtggaaaAAGCTTCTCACAAAAAGGAAATCTGAAGTATCACAtgagaatccacactggagagaagccgttcaCATGTGATGAGTGTGGTAAGAGTTTCAGATACAAAGTGACCTTAAATAAGCACACCAGGATTCACTCAAGAGAGAACTGTCCTGCATGTcatcaatgtggaaagagtttctccGACAAGAAAGACCTTAAGAATCATGTAATAACTCACATCGGGGAGAAGCCTTTCATGTGCCACcactgtggaaagagtttcacacgtAAAGGAAATCTCAAGACTCACAGGATAATTCACACGGAAGATAGGCCCTTCATATGCCAtcactgtggaaagagtttcagattTAAAGGAACTCACTTGAGGCTTCACACCGGAGAGAGGCCTTACATGCTTCTTAAGTGTGAGGGGGGTTTCACAAATCAAAAAGACCTGACCTCAAACTCATTCTGGAAAGAAACCGCAGTGTTTAGAGTGTGGGAAGATGTCTAG